The nucleotide window TGCGCGCGGCCTCCTCCTCGGCCGCCTTCTTCTCCGCGGCGGCCGCGGCCTCGGCCTCGTTCTGCTGGGCCTTGGCCTCGGCGGCGGCCCTCTCGGCGGCCTCCTTCTCCTCGGCGGCCCTGGCCTCGGCATCGGCGCCGGCCTGCTGCTGATCGGCCTGCTGGAGGATGCGGGAGCGCAGCGCCTCGCCGGCGTCCGTCGCGCCCTGCTCGGCCTCGGCGGTGGTGATGCCGGCGGTGGTGAGCGGGGAGGACGCGGCCACCATGGTGTCCGTCGCGTCGGAGTCGTCGGACATCAGGGAGCCGACACCGGGAAGGGACTTGGCGTCGGGCAGATTGTCCGCGATGGAATCGGGCATAGAGATGGAGACCGGCGGCTTGCCCTGAGCGGTGGCCATGCCACCCGCACCGACTGCCGCTATGACGCCGACCCCGAGGACGGTGGAGCTACGAGCGAGACCGCGCTGCTTGGCTACGCGATGCCTGCCGCGAACCGGCCGGATGGACTCCTCTGTGGGATTCCATTCCTCCCAGGTCCTGTCCTGAGTACCGAGCGTGTCGGTACCGAAGAGTGACGGGGCCTCGGGGGCAGGCTTGTTGGACGCCACGTGGGCGCACTCCTTTCCTTCCTTCTCGCCTACCGGGTTAGCTGACGGGTTCGGAGCAGGAAGGTCTCCTACGGGCCGCTCTGCGCTCTTGCGAGACACAGGTGGTCCGATTCACCCCATGTAGGTGGTTCCCCGGTTTCCTTGCGGAATTCGGCGCTCGCGCACGGTGCCGTCTCTTGCGACGACTGGGACGACCGCACTGCGTTATCGAACGTTAATAGACAGACGGGTCCGATTCCAAGCTGTTCCAAGTGATCGTTCTCGCCTTGGACCCGGACGTAACGGGATACAACCGGGTGCAATCGGGCGAGTTGAACACCGCCCACCCGTCGCCTTGTTTCTGACGGTGTATCAAATGTTATGCGGAGGGGCATCCTTCGATTACGGACCGTTGCACCCGTCCGCAGCGCCGGTGAAGCGACCCCTGCCGACAGCCCGTCACCCGGTGGCCGGTCCCGCTCCCCCGGGGTTTCCCCGGCCCACGATCTTCACGGTCCTGCGCCGCTCCGGCTGCCCCTCCGCGGGCCGGCCGACCGCGAGCAGCGCCATGTCGTCCGTGGACAGGCCGCCCGTATGCAGACGTACGTCGTCGGTGAGCGCGGACAGCAACTCCTCGGGCCCGGGAAAGATCCGGCCCCGCAGACGGGCCGCCGGATCGTAGAAGGCCCCGGTCGCGTCCCGCGCCTCGGAGAGACCGTCCGTGAACAACAGCAGCGTCGTCCCCGCGGGCAGCGCCCACTCCTCCGCGCGGTCCGGCCATACGCCCAGGTCCATCCCGAGCGGGAGCGCGGGCGAGGCCGACACGAGGACGTCCACCTTGCCGTCGGCGTGGAGAAGGATCGGCTCGGGGTGGCCCCGGTTGACGAGCCTCACCAGACCGGCCCCGGGCGGAATTTCGGCCAGTACGGCGGTGATGAAACCTTCCATGGCATCGAGCCCGCCGCGCCCCGTCCCCTCGCGGGCCAGCGCCCGCTCCAGACGCTGCGCCACGCCCTCCAGCGAGCGCTCCTGCTCGGCCGCCTCCCGGAACGCCCCGATGACCACCGCCACCGCCCCGACCGCGTCGAGCCCCTTGCCCCGTACGTCCCCGACGACCAGCCGCACCCCGTACGGAGTGTCCGCGACGGCGAACAGGTCACCGCCGACGAACTCGTCCGCCTCAGCCGCCTCGTAACGCGCCGCCACCTGGAGCCCGCCGATCCGGTCGGCCGGGGTCGGC belongs to Streptomyces finlayi and includes:
- a CDS encoding M23 family metallopeptidase, which codes for MASNKPAPEAPSLFGTDTLGTQDRTWEEWNPTEESIRPVRGRHRVAKQRGLARSSTVLGVGVIAAVGAGGMATAQGKPPVSISMPDSIADNLPDAKSLPGVGSLMSDDSDATDTMVAASSPLTTAGITTAEAEQGATDAGEALRSRILQQADQQQAGADAEARAAEEKEAAERAAAEAKAQQNEAEAAAAAEKKAAEEEAARKAEAERLAKLAASYTLPVSSYTITATFGQAGSMWSSGQHTGLDFATQAGAPVKAVHGGTVTSAGWHTSYGYHTVIELDNGMEVTYSHQSSLNVSAGQKVNTGDIIGRAGSTGNSSGVHLHLEVHTAGGSGIDPMSWLRSKGLTL
- a CDS encoding PP2C family protein-serine/threonine phosphatase codes for the protein MGKRDTGRGSARGGVRARRFVRVLPALMIAGGALFDLTTPPTFTPVPLFVAAPLIAAPFFSRGSVIRTGVAALFVMAVLDLLSRTLTQVEPFIELITVATAGLLALFINGVVRRSNKQLASARVIAETAMRAVLPTPADRIGGLQVAARYEAAEADEFVGGDLFAVADTPYGVRLVVGDVRGKGLDAVGAVAVVIGAFREAAEQERSLEGVAQRLERALAREGTGRGGLDAMEGFITAVLAEIPPGAGLVRLVNRGHPEPILLHADGKVDVLVSASPALPLGMDLGVWPDRAEEWALPAGTTLLLFTDGLSEARDATGAFYDPAARLRGRIFPGPEELLSALTDDVRLHTGGLSTDDMALLAVGRPAEGQPERRRTVKIVGRGNPGGAGPATG